Below is a genomic region from Ascaphus truei isolate aAscTru1 chromosome 5, aAscTru1.hap1, whole genome shotgun sequence.
CCCGGCCCTAAGGGCGCCCCCAATCCGAACCAGGGACGACATAGCTAGCTTCACACTGCCAAAGTCACCTTCCGCCTGGCGCGCCTCGGGCAGCGCTGATTGGCCGCTGAACCTGCAGCGCTAGCTTTGGTTGGCTATCGACAGTAGGACGGCGAGCTCTGATTGGTTGCAATCTTTCTCTAACGTGATTGGCTGACAACATGACCACGCGAGTGTTTGATGTATTTGGAATGGTCCACCACGCAACTGGGGTGCAATGTATAATAATTCAAGCAAAAACATctgtattaattaattaaatacaaTTAACAACCGACACATGGAAGGCATTGCTTTACATTTAAATATCACGTTTATCTTTCAATTGtgtttatattcatttttattaagctACGGATAAATGTGTATGATCGGGAGCCCCTAACACATAGTAAAGTATTCCAAGCGGACGCTACCATTACATGTAGACAGGGAGGTCTTTTTCAGGTTATTTTCAACATTGAGCATTTAGAAACAAACATTTCTACTAATTATTAGTAGGCAGAGATAAGCCACTCGGGCCGGCACCACTGCAATCGCGTAATCCAgctcctgtctccccccccccctttgtgctGAGTGGTACTTGCGGTTGCCATGGTTTCCGCAGTGAACACATGCAACTGGATGCAAACTCTGCCTGTGCAGACCCCAGACTGGGGCTGTTACCCGGGGCTGTTACCTGCTGCGGTGCTGCTGCTGATTGGGGTATGCTGATTGGGGTATGCTGATTGAGAAGAGGGCATTTACTTCATTAATATAATTTGTTTTAAAGTACACATTGCTGTGCCTAAATACAATGCAGTATAATATATTGTAATTCACTCAATATATTGCTGTACATCATCATTTTCTATACCATGCATTATGTTCCcctatgtgtgtatgtttgtctttatttatatagcaccattaatgtacatagcgctgaacagcagtaatacacgtgacatgatcatataaataatacagataacatataatgggaagaagcgctccagacataaaagtaacaggaaaaggattccctgccccgaagagcttacaatctaattggtaagaacatgcagagacagtaggagggtgttctggtaagtgcgtctgcagtggcccaaggttaatgtatgaggtgtatagtatcagccatggagctactcctatactcatatataaatatattgctgTGCATAATTAATATTCagtataatattttatcattCACTGAATATATTGCTGTGCATAATAATATTCTATACAATGCATTATGTTCATaaaatatattgctctgcataaATCATTTTCAATGTAATAGATTTGTATTGACTAAATATATTGCAAAGTAGAAATACAGCTCTATATAATATTCCCTAAATGTGTTGCTGTGTATAAACAATACTCAATATTATGGGGTTTTCTCCCCCAaagttctctctgtctctctctctcgtcagaacttgtctctctctgctttgTGCAGCCTGGATGATGATAGATGCCCGAATTTGGGCACATCCATATTCGGGCATCTACGACATCATCATCCCGGCTGCATGGAGCGAAGAGTTAAGTTCTGTATGCATTGtttgctgaggggagagagatgcacTAGGGTCCCCTGAGGTTTGTGTGTTAAACCACCACACACATTGGTCAATAACCCCTTTTTGTTTGTTATGGTTTCCCTATAACTTATTGAAACATGTTGAGTATATGGGGTGGGAATGTTTACTGTGCTACTTGAATGTATGAGCTATTGTTCTCTGTGCCGTTATCAGGTCAGGTGAGAGAGACCTCGCCATGCCGGCGCTCCCACTCTCGGGCTGTTCTTTGCCGGAGTTTCCTGCTGCCCATGATGGGAATGTGACGTTTGTGGTGGGCACTTTAGAAGGCGATCCTGTGAAACTAAAGCTTCTGAAGGATTACATCTCCCGGGCTCTGTGTACTTTAGTCAACAGCTTGGCAGCTTGTTCATTTAATGTGATCCACTTCTCTCAGGAGGTATGTGCATCATATTCTGCAGAAAGTCATGGAAGCAGCTGCCAGCAGCAGAGCGGTCTCGTGCCCTGTGCTTCCCATGCCAGCAGCAGAGCGGTCTCGTGCCCGGTGCCTCCCATACCAGCAGCAGAGCGGTCTCATGCCCTGTGCGTCCCATACCAACAGCAGAGCGGTCGCGTGCCCTGTGCGTCCCATACCAACAGCAGAGCGGTCTCGTGCCCTGTGCGTCCCATACCAACAGCAGAGTGGTCTCGTGCCCTGTGCTTCCCATGCCAGCAGCAGAGCGGTCTCGTGCCCTGTGCTTCCCATGCCAGCAGCAGAGCGGTCTCGTGCCCTGTGCTTCCCATGCCAGCAGCAGAGCGGTCTCGTGCCCTGTGCCTCCCATGCCAGCAGCTTTTTTGGGGGGTATTATCACTCTGCAGGACCCTCCCGACTACCCGTGGTACCAATGGTTGGGAGTGTCACAGCTCTTAACTATTTGATTACCATTACTTTCAGATTTTATCCCAAATTGCATATTTACTACAAATATTGTATGCATTGTTTTGAATAATTGCTGCATTACTGACAACATCGAGGGGTCTGGCAGGCTGGTGAAGCTTATCATAATAAGGATGGCTCTGGTTTCTGTAGACAATGAGTATATTAACAATAATATATAACATTTTGCTTTACTTAAGTGCTGCAGTATACACGAGCCCCTACAAAGTGACTACCTAACGGTCACACAGGCTACTGCTGAAATCCGTACCTACCTATCAAAGCCAGCGATGTTACAACTGTTCTGCTCTTCACCCAGAGATCTGGGAGACCAATACATCGTGTGATGTGTGTTCTATAAGCACGTGGCATATGTTCCTTCACGTCTAGCTTACAAAGTACTCCAGCTATAGGTGTCCTCCTAGGATAAAAGTAAACTAGGTACACTGGCATGTTTAGTATGTTAAATGAAGGTTGACACCAGTTGAACAAATTCATTGGGGAGGGAAGAGTTAATGTATAAATGATATAGGCATCAGGGTCACATACATATTTCTGAGCAATGCTGTTTCTTTCTTATTACCCATTAGGTCACCAAGTGGTGTAACCGTGCCGTGACATGTACCCCAGAGACTACTGCCGAAGCTGCTTCATGGGTACAAACCCTAGAGTGTGGACCTGGAGCCAGCCCCACCGACGCCCTGGCTGCAGCGTTTGAGGACGCAGAATGCCAGGCTGTGTACTTGGTGATGGACGCTCTCCCAGGCAGCGTGCTGCAGGATATCTATAGCCTGGTTATTAGACACAAGAATACGTGCTCAGTGCATGTGTTGTACCTGCTGGGAGATCCATGTGATAGTCAGGTGGAGGGATCCTTCAAGATGGTCAAACTCCAACCCTATGGGTCTTCACAGGAGGCAAGTCATACATTTGAATCCTGGGTCATAAGGGCCGTGCAGTATAAAAAGGATACATTGTGTTGAAAAAGTCAGGGTTTGTATGTAGGATTGCCAGTGGCTTCTCCAGAAATACTGGACATAatagtgaaaggtgcgacgtgctcgagacacacTCACACCTCTCTCGGCTCCATGCTGTTTTCTCCTCTGCTTGGCTGCACCCCCAGGCTGAACAATCTGAAGCTGGAATCCGTCCTTAATGAATGTAAAATAGTGCTTGTAGTTTGAGAAATAAAGTAACATTGCACACAGGTTATTTGAACACTGAGCCGATAGGCTGCAAAAGTGCACAGATTTGCGGAATGTGATGTAAGTGGGCATCAATGTCTTGCACAGTTTTGATAAACATGGAACATTTGATTTCAGGGAGGTTATAgatgtgtctttctggtttctcttcttcaggtctcaTGCAATGGGAGCTTCAGAAGCATCCACAGCTGCAAGTCTCCAGGAGTCTGCCCTCTCCAATCCACAATGTATCCTGAAGTTCGGTATGTGCCAGGTATAGAGGATAGATTGCACTCATCAAAGTATGTTGTCGTGTCCCTGAATACTCCCTTACTTTGCTTAAAAGGGTGAACACCTATACATGCTAAAAAGAGattcccctcctctccttccaggGTCCTCATTCAGCTGCTCTTCCTTAGATCTCTGCTCTTATTTGTTACTAAGTAGTCTCCTGCGTTTTCTCTCCTCCCTTGGCATTTCTACTGCTCTTTCCCGTGTAAAATATCTCTCATGCTGCCCTCTGCCTTCAGaactctctcccctcacaatATATCGAGTTCCTTCTCTTCCCATCTCCAAGGCCCACCTGAGAAGGCATCTCTAAAAAACTGTAATAGGACCACATGACCTGCTGCATATGTGTTTACCCTCCTGCTCTATAACGTTTGCACTTCCATATACTCCGTCAAACTCTCCCAACATACTGCtttgattgtaaactctttgggacAGATATTTCTCTGATGTACGTATTCCTATTATTCTTTCCTCTTTTAATATATCTGTGCGCtataaaaattacaatacaaaatacaatgtATATTAAGTGCTCAATGCCTGGGTTCCATATTCTGTTGTTTAGAAAAGGCCACACATTAATCTTGCATATGCATATTACACCATGATTTTAGAATTCCTAGTGACTACTAAACAATATGCTCCCTACATAATCCCGGATTGCTAATCTTTCCTCTTCGCACAGAATGCCACCCTGCAGCTGTAACCATGTTTCCCAAGAACTTCCAGCAGCAATCACCGTACAGAAAAATAGTGTAAACGTTTCCCCTGAAGCTCTATGTATATTAAGAGGAGCGAGAGTTCTGGCTCGGAGAGAGACCGATGGATATTATTACCTGGGGCACATTGCTCATGAGGTGGAGGTGAGAAAGTTAAGTGTGTCTATTTTAAACTAGGCAGTACACCAGCTGGGTGAGTATGCTGCCTGCATTGGATTATCCACATACTGTATTATACTGTGTTAGAAAGCAGATTTCAATGTGATTTCATACAGCTATTTTATGTCCAACAATAAATGCCTAAGCCTTATAGTGCCCTGAAAATGTGGAGTTggtttaaatgtacagtatcactataaataaaatgtaacctACCAACTCAGTATTAAGAGTACTTCTTTTGAGTACCCTGCAGATTGTCAGAATATGGCCTATTGGATGAGTAGAATAGCATTTCTGATCATACAGGATGTGTCTAAACATgatgttaaaaatgtattttcatatactttacaacatgattattggtatcttaaatactttattgtacaatgcatacaattgtacattatttctaacgcgatctgcttataacgcgatgtgattctttggaccccaagcacagcgttataagggggtagAGCTGTAGTTATTTAAATTGTTGAGTATCCAAAGAGCTTCTCAAAAGCATTAATCAAAGCTAACTTATGTTATGTTACATTGTCACTTGTCTGAGAAAGATAGCAGGGAAACACATGCGATGTTCAGGTTATAGTAGTTGGTGCATCTCTTTCTATAAGAATTACCTGATAGTTATTTTTAAGTAAAGTCACTGTGTTGCCTTCCTGCAGGGCTCCCGGGAACGTTTCCTAATTGAGTTTGAGAAATGCCGGTCTTTAAAAGGCAAAGCCCAATTCCGCATGCAGGAGACGTCTGTCTATGACATCATCCACTATGAAGATGCCAGGTGGAAGCCATTGGTCCCAGGCCACCATGTGTTGGCACCTCTGGAATCCAATATGGAGCAGTATGGGCCAGGAACGGTCCTGCAGGGTGCGGAGAGCAGGACTCTGGCCTTAGGTATTACAAAGCTGCATTTACTGTTTGGGATCCTCCACTAAATCATGCCGCATTATACAGTCTTCCGACCATGTGAGGCTTGTTCTGCCACTTGTAACCAAGAATGACCAACAATTGCAGTGACAGCTGGCTGATTCCAAACATATTAGAACAATAACCGTTTTTTACTCTACATCAAGATTGCATCAAACTGGTAAAGGTTTGAGTATTACAGTAGCTACTTTGACATTTTATGGGAAGCCTTACAAACCCCTTCCGTTGTGCTTCTTATTCCGCCACTTAAGAGTGGACAGCAATAAAGGCTTCCGGATTTAAAATACTAGTACATAGACAGATCAAGTACTGATAACAAATAGAAATAACAAATATACACACCCAAACCATATTGATAGATTTGCTGTCTgtctttattgtattattattgtcATACTAATTGGTCCTATATAGTACTGACAGTGTATACTGCGCTGTACATAGGAATTTGCAGGCACAATTAGTCtatgcttacaatctaatatgaCTTTGTGACACTGGCATTCAAACAGGGGTTTGCCCACTTCGAAGGCAATGTTCTTACCACTAAGATACTTCTTCAGCTACTAATCTAGTCTTTGGGGAATTAACACCAAGAGGCACAACCAGTTGCAATGTGTTACCGGCGCCCTTTCACTAAAATGATTAACATAATCCGTAACACACACTTGGTTATTCTTTATACGTCTCTCATTTTTTAGCTTGTGAAAGCAGCGGGGTGCTAGTCACCTTCTGGAATGGTAAGACCAAGAGAATTCCTCCTGGGCTGGCCGTGTGGATCCCACCACATGTACGTGAGCGTATCACACTGGAGCTCCAGATGCCTTTAGAAGCTCGGAAGAAGTTGGTGGATTCCTGCTCTGGTTATCCCTACATAGTACCTCCTGGGTATAGAGCCTCCAGGTGTGAAAGCCAAGAGATGCCAGGCTGTGGCCCTGGTTCTCATTCCTGCCTCTATTGCCGTCCCAGCCAGGGTCTTTGCCACAGGTGCCATGTTCATGAAGAGCCCTGGGCAGCCATGAGCAAGTCAATGAGCCAAGGCAGCAAAATGACATTGACCAAAGAGAAACCAAGAAGGAACTTGGAGAAGGAGAAGGGCCGAAAGCAGGAAGCCCCATCTGAAGTTAGCCTCAGAAGGGAGAAGACTAAGAAGAGGAGCATACAAGAACCCAAAGAGGACCAggcagtggaatgtcctgtatgTTAAAACAACGTAATTATtgtagaaaggggggggggggtgatagacagcactctgacacaatgactcagcaaggttgcagggtgcacggaacaggaagggaccctaattcccttcagaagtactaacaaaccaaaagatagtaccagcactctctgtctcacagctacagatataagcgaatatcagtgtagggaatatgaataatttaatgacactaataataaactgaaaatacaggcataccccgcattaacgtacacaatgggaccggagcatgtatgtaaagcgaaaatgtacttaaagtgaagcactacctttttccacttatcgatgcatgtactgtactgcaatcatcatatttgtgcataactgatgtaaataatgcatttgtaacaggctctatagtctccccgcttgcacacagcttcaatacaggtattgctgttcaggacatgctgacaggcgcatgcgtgagctgccgtttgcctattgggcgatatgtacttactcgcgagtgtacttaaagtgagtgtccttaaagcggggtatgcctgtat
It encodes:
- the LOC142496173 gene encoding uncharacterized protein LOC142496173 produces the protein MPALPLSGCSLPEFPAAHDGNVTFVVGTLEGDPVKLKLLKDYISRALCTLVNSLAACSFNVIHFSQEVTKWCNRAVTCTPETTAEAASWVQTLECGPGASPTDALAAAFEDAECQAVYLVMDALPGSVLQDIYSLVIRHKNTCSVHVLYLLGDPCDSQVEGSFKMVKLQPYGSSQEVSCNGSFRSIHSCKSPGVCPLQSTMYPEVRMPPCSCNHVSQELPAAITVQKNSVNVSPEALCILRGARVLARRETDGYYYLGHIAHEVEGSRERFLIEFEKCRSLKGKAQFRMQETSVYDIIHYEDARWKPLVPGHHVLAPLESNMEQYGPGTVLQGAESRTLALACESSGVLVTFWNGKTKRIPPGLAVWIPPHVRERITLELQMPLEARKKLVDSCSGYPYIVPPGYRASRCESQEMPGCGPGSHSCLYCRPSQGLCHRCHVHEEPWAAMSKSMSQGSKMTLTKEKPRRNLEKEKGRKQEAPSEVSLRREKTKKRSIQEPKEDQAVECPKEPLNTDGDTRTKRFISAHSSPVKSVPKTTEGSSMTGAIKTSSKPSPTSLGNMTHLQAALHSIDKAMEEDRRALQAAIRERRPRAAPVSQSYELGAQKSQELRERKERTKDDLWRMHAEQRPRRKEENKEEVKLRDQMLPAGRRLKSQQRIQLDLERKQDQEGIEVRQAESCRAATEERNKKQEQVLETEQGKEGQRVWFWGDRQREEQEEKREMLLHSRMETQQRKQESDIQEWHRHQQLQETARRRATGRREHFYRKAEQESQKDKDLQQYLKEHNLQALRSAMVL